Proteins encoded in a region of the Euleptes europaea isolate rEulEur1 chromosome 3, rEulEur1.hap1, whole genome shotgun sequence genome:
- the CAP1 gene encoding adenylyl cyclase-associated protein 1 has translation MTDLQSLVVRLEKAVGRLEMASHGPGMRGSYGDSSPNGVAEYVQAFDSLLAGPVAEYMKISKEIGGDVQKHAEMVHAGLMTERALLVMASQCQQPTANNFSSLLKPISDQIQVVQSFREKNRGSKLFNHLSAVCESIPALGWVAMAPKPGPYVKEMTDAAMFYSNRVLKEYKDVDKKHVDWVKAYLSIWTELQAYIKEHHTTGLTWSKTGPIATDGGSLPPPPPPCGGPPPPPPGPPPPPAPTSANSGSDDSASRSALFAQINQGEAITSGLKHVSDDMKTHKNPGLKNQGGSVRTGPKPFTAPKPSCAINPSQKQPLRKDPPVLELEGKKWRVENQEGVSNLAISNTELKQVAYVYKCVNSTLHIKGKINSITLDNCKKLGLVFDDVVGIVEIINSRDIQVQVLGKVPTISINKTDGCHVYLSKNSLECEIVSAKSSEMNVLVPTDSGDFNEFPIPEQFKTLWNGQKLVTTVTEIAG, from the exons ATGACAGACCTGCAGAGTCTAGTGGTGCGGTTGGAGAAGGCTGTGGGGCGCTTGGAGATGGCATCCCATGGCCCTGGAATGCGTGGCAGCTATGGAGACAGCTCTCCGAATG GAGTGGCTGAGTACGTGCAAGCTTTTGACTCTCTCTTGGCTGGTCCCGTAGCCGAGTACATGAAGATAAGCAAAGAAATTGGCGGTGATGTCCAAAAACAC GCTGAGATGGTCCATGCAGGGTTGATGACGGAGCGAGCGCTCCTGGTGATGGCGTCTCAGTGCCAGCAGCCAACAGCA AACAACTTCTCATCCCTGCTGAAGCCAATCTCAGATCAGATCCAGGTGGTCCAGAGCTTCCGGGAGAAGAACCGTGGCAGCAAACTGTTCAATCACCTCTCGGCAGTTTGTGAGAGCATCCCTGCGCTAGGCTGGGTTGCCATG GCCCCCAAACCAGGCCCTTATGTAAAGGAGATGACAGATGCAGCCATGTTTTATAGCAATCGTGTCCTCAAGGAATACAAAGATGT AGATAAGAAGCATGTAGACTGGGTGAAGGCTTATCTGAGCATCTGGACAGAGCTGCAGGCATACATTAAGGAGCATCACACCACTGGGCTGACCTGGAGCAAAACG GGACCTATAGCAACTGATGGGGGGTCTctacctcctccacctcctccttgtggcggcccaccaccaccaccacccgggcCTCCACCTCCTCCAGCTCCTACCTCTGCAAATTCTGGCTCAGATGACTCCGCATCCCGCTCCGCGCTTTTTGCCCAGATCAACCAGGGAGAAGCCATCACTTCTG GCTTGAAGCACGTGTCCGATGACATGAAGACTCACAAGAACCCTGGGCTGAAGAACCAAGGTGGCTCAGTGCGGACAGGACCAAAACCCTTCACGGCTCCGAAGCCCTCCTGTGCTATCAATCCCTCCCAGAAACAGCCGCTAAGGAAGGACCCTCCTGTCCTGGAGCTGGAAGGCAAGAAGTGGAGAGTG GAAAACCAAGAGGGCGTCTCCAACTTGGCAATCAGCAACACTGAACTGAAGCAGGTGGCCTATGTCTACAAGTGCGTGAACAGCACTCTCCACATCAAAGGCAAGATCAACTCCATCACGTTGG ATAACTGCAAGAAGCTGGGACTGGTGTTTGATGATGTCGTGGGCATTGTTGAGATTATAAACAGCCGGGACATCCAAGTTCAG GTATTGGGTAAAGTGCCAACCATATCCATCAACAAAACCGACGGGTGTCACGTGTACCTGAGCAAGAATTCCCTAGAGTGCGAGATTGTCAGTGCCAAGTCTTCGGAGATGAATGTTCTCGTTCCCACGGACAGCGGCGACTTT AACGAGTTCCCGATCCCCGAGCAATTCAAGACGCTGTGGAATGGGCAGAAACTAGTCACTACGGTGACGGAAATAGCCGGATAA